Genomic DNA from Nyctibius grandis isolate bNycGra1 chromosome Z, bNycGra1.pri, whole genome shotgun sequence:
TGGAGCATCTTCCTGTAACGGGAGCGGTTCGCTCATTTCCCGTCATCTCCGCGCCCGCGGAGAGCCGGAGTGCGCGGAGGCGGGTGTGCCCCACGGCCCCGGGCACATCCCCGGCGAGGCcagggtgggtttggggggctAAGGGCAGCGCCTCACCACGCCAGGAGACTtgcgggggggtgtgtgtggttGCGGCGGGGACCCCCTCGCCAACCCCGGCTGACAGcgctgtctctctctcccccttccccgcccGCAGCTGGAGCGGAGCAGCCCCCCCGGCGCTGAGGCGATGGCGACCAGCCCGCTGCCCGGCCCCACCGACATCTTGCTGCCCTCGCCGTCCAGCGCCTACCCGCCGGACCCCATGAACCAGCCGAGGGCCGGCCACGCCGCCATGAAACCGAACCAAGTGGGGCAGGTGATCCTCTACGGCATCCCCATCGTCTCCTTGGTCATCGACGGGCAGGAGCGGTTGTGCTTAGCGCAGATCTCCAACACCCTCCTCAAAAACTTCAGCTATAACGAGATCCATAACCGGAGGGTGGCTCTGGGCATCACCTGCGTGCAGTGCACGCCGGTGCAGCTGGAGATCCTCCGTCGGGCCGGGGCCATGCCCATCTCCTCCCGCCGCTGCGGTATGATCACCAAGCGGGAAGCGGAACGGCTCTGCAAGTCCTTCTTGGGGGAGAACCGGCCCCCTAAACTGCCGGATAACTTCGCTTTCGACGTGTCCCACGAATGCGCCTGGGGCTGCCGCGGTAGCTTCATCCCCGCCCGCTACAACAGCTCCCGGGCCAAGTGCATCAAGTGCAGCTACTGCAGCATGTACTTCTCCCCCAACAAGTTCATCTTCCACTCCCACCGCACCCCCGACGCCAAGTACACCCAGCCCGACGCCGCCAACTTCAACTCCTGGCGCCGTCACCTCAAGCTCACCGACAAAAGCCCCCAGGACGAGCTGGTCTTCGCCTGGGAGGACGTCAAGGCCATGTTCAACGGCGGCAGCCGCAAGCGGGCCCTGCCGCCCGCCCCCGtagcccccgccgcccccgccgcctgccACCCGCTGGGCTCGGTGAAGGCGGCGGCCGCCGTGGTGGGCGGCGGGCTGCTGAGCCCGCACCTCCTGGCCGCCCCGCCCGAGCTGCACCAGAAGCGGCCGCGCTTCGACGAGGacgaggagctgcaggaggccgTGGCGGCGGCGCACGGCGGCAAGAGCCCGCGGAGCTACCCGGTCATCCCGGTGCCCAGCAAGGGTTCCTTCGGCGGCGTGCTCCAGAAGTTCCCCGGCTGCGGGGGGCTCTTCCCGCACCCCTACAGCttccccgccgccgccttcGGCCTCTGCCACAAGAAGGAggagggcggcggcggagccGATGCCCTCGGCGGGGCGGTGGCACACAAGgccggcgggggggcggcggcggcggcgggcggcggcctCTCGGGGCTCTTCTGGCCGGGCAGGAAGGACGCCGCCTTCTACCCGCCCTTCTGCATGTTCTGGCCGCCCCGCACACCGGGCGGGCTGCCGGTACCCACCTACCTGCAGCCGCCACCTCAGCCCCCCGGCGCCCTGGGCTGCTCGCTGGGCGACGGGGCGGGCCTGCTCCGCCAGGCCTTCCTGGACCTCTCGGAGCCCGGCGGCGAggcgggggccgcggggctgggcacgccgcccgccgccgccgccgcaccccccccgcccgctcccgccgctgccgccgccgccgccgcgcgggACCCGCTCTTCGAGTCGCCccctggcggcggcggcgcggagccCGCTTCGCCCGCCGCCTCGGaggggggcagcggcggcggcggcgggcgggtcCCCGCGCACCACCCGCACCTGCTGGAGGCGGTGGCCGGGCGCAAGGCGGGCGGCGGGTACCACCACTCTAGCGCCTTCCGTCCGGTGGGCGGCAAGGAGGACTCGGAGAGCCTGGCTAAGCTGCACGGCggcggcccgccccgccccgcttcgccgctgcagctgctgctgccgctgccgccgccgccgccgccgcccgagGAGCCGGGCTGCGAACGGCacccgctccccccgccgccgcacCCCCAACACCGCCTCCTCTCGCCCGGCGGCACCAGCTGCAGCTTCGCCAGCGAGGAcagcagcgaggaggaggaggacgacgaggaggaggaggaagaggacgaGCCCGAGGTGGACGTCGAGGGGCACAAGCCcccggaggaggaggacgaggaggagggCGAGGACGAGCCCCGCGGTGGAGACCCCTTGGCAGCCGGCGGCCGCTTCCCGCCCGCCCGGGGCCTGCCGGAGAAGGGAGGCCGGGAGCGGCCCGTCGCCGGGCCCTTCCCCCGGCCGCCCGCTGAGGAGAAGCCCGGGGATGCCCAGGCCCCGCTCCAGCCGTCTCCCGGCCCTGcccgggcgggcagcggcggcacCAGCCCGGCGCACCATCCGTCCCTGGAGGAGCAGCCCTCCTACAAAGATGTAAATGTCCCCTTAGGCCCCTTCCCGCTCCCGATGCCTCCCCGGGGCTGGAACGGGGTTCCCTGGGTGGGGGAGACCGACAGTCAGGTACCCATGCCGCCACGTCAGGCACTGGGTCCCCAGCCACCATGGCAGGCCGAGGCTGGGCCTGGTGGGCCACGGTCGGACACAGCCCACCGGGGTCTTGTGGGGTGTCTGGCCCACCCCACCTTCCCACCCCCAAAATCACGCTGACCCAAAGCCCACCGCCCAGCGGTGAGGGCCTGCTCCCCAGGCGTGCCCATCCCGCTGGTGAGCCGGCAGTGCTTTACAACGCGCCAAGCACACCCGGCCCGGGCATGGCGGCCAAAGGCCAGCCCTGGAGGCTAACAGAAATAAACACGGCAGATTTATTCAGTGGGTGCCTTGCCCAGTGGGCTGTCGGTGGTGTTGGTGGCCATTGCTTGGTGGCCTGACCTCCTCATCCCTGATTAACTAGTGGGAGAAAATAACCCAGGCCCCATCTCAGGCCAGGTGCCCTCACCCACCCTGCACGTTGCCGGCAAGTTTCCAACGGGATGTGCTCCTTCCATAAAGGCGGCTGTGGAAGATGCCACGGTGGGATTCCCCACCATGTTGTTTCCGTGGGCGCTGTTGACAAACCGCCCGAGACTGCCTATGTGCTCCTAGTCCTTTTCGATACTGATCTCGTGCGTTTCgctcctttctgtttttctagaaTCAGAAGAGCAAGGAGAGCAATCAAGTCATCTTGCCTCCCAAAGAGGACTCCTTCTCGGGTGAGTACAGGCGTGGATCTGCCCGCTCACCACGAGGTGTGGGAATTCACAGCTCCGCGAGCTGTGTGGGTTTGTTCTCTATCGCTcgatttaaacaaaaataaatcacttccgtgatttcaattaaaaaaatccattaaacaTTCTAATAGTCTCTCTATGGTGGTAATTTCGCATTATATTCATTCACATCCAAAACGCGTCTCTGTGCGTGctgaatatacaaatatatatttactttttttctggatgCTGATACTCATTTTGGTTTGCGGTTTCTTGCTGGTAAAAGTGTTTTAAGCGCTGCGTTTTGTTTGGATTTCAGATAAGAACAAGGAGCATAATTTTTTCATCACAGATTCAGAGCCTTCAGGAGGAGATTTCTGGAGAGATATAGCAGGTAGGCTCAGAAGAAGGTAGAGGATAAAGAGACAGAGACTTAAATTCATAATCAAATGTCTGAATATTTAGTACAAGGgtaaagataaaaacaattcCAAGCAAATATAAC
This window encodes:
- the SKOR2 gene encoding SKI family transcriptional corepressor 2 produces the protein MATSPLPGPTDILLPSPSSAYPPDPMNQPRAGHAAMKPNQVGQVILYGIPIVSLVIDGQERLCLAQISNTLLKNFSYNEIHNRRVALGITCVQCTPVQLEILRRAGAMPISSRRCGMITKREAERLCKSFLGENRPPKLPDNFAFDVSHECAWGCRGSFIPARYNSSRAKCIKCSYCSMYFSPNKFIFHSHRTPDAKYTQPDAANFNSWRRHLKLTDKSPQDELVFAWEDVKAMFNGGSRKRALPPAPVAPAAPAACHPLGSVKAAAAVVGGGLLSPHLLAAPPELHQKRPRFDEDEELQEAVAAAHGGKSPRSYPVIPVPSKGSFGGVLQKFPGCGGLFPHPYSFPAAAFGLCHKKEEGGGGADALGGAVAHKAGGGAAAAAGGGLSGLFWPGRKDAAFYPPFCMFWPPRTPGGLPVPTYLQPPPQPPGALGCSLGDGAGLLRQAFLDLSEPGGEAGAAGLGTPPAAAAAPPPPAPAAAAAAAARDPLFESPPGGGGAEPASPAASEGGSGGGGGRVPAHHPHLLEAVAGRKAGGGYHHSSAFRPVGGKEDSESLAKLHGGGPPRPASPLQLLLPLPPPPPPPEEPGCERHPLPPPPHPQHRLLSPGGTSCSFASEDSSEEEEDDEEEEEEDEPEVDVEGHKPPEEEDEEEGEDEPRGGDPLAAGGRFPPARGLPEKGGRERPVAGPFPRPPAEEKPGDAQAPLQPSPGPARAGSGGTSPAHHPSLEEQPSYKDNQKSKESNQVILPPKEDSFSDKNKEHNFFITDSEPSGGDFWRDIAGEHTQETNSPHSLKKDVENMGKEELQKVLFEQIDLRRRLEQEFQVLKGNASFPVFNNFQDQMKRELAYREEMVQQLQIIPYAASLIRKEKLGAHLSKS